The segment GGCTGTCAGAGCGCAGAGATGTGCACACAAGAGGGAGGCGTCGTTGTCGCTCATGAAGGTCGATGTGTCGCCAGTGGGCAACAGAGTGATGTCACGCTCAGTGCCTCCGCGCCTTCCTATGGCGGTGCTACCTTGTGGGGAGTCTCTGCCACGCCAGCGGGTGTCGCGCCACCAGAGTCGCCTGTGCTACGCGCTGACGGGTATGTTGGGCGCGCAGAGTCATGTGGGTATGACGGCATGCGGTTGATCTTGAGCAAACGTCAAGGCGACCTCTGTTCCGATGCGCATATCCCCGTCATCGATGGAGATGGACATATCCATGCTGAAGGCTTGGCGCGTTTAGGAAAAATCCACTTGAGCCGAGCGTTTGGCGATGCGTTGAAGAACGAACTGATGGGCTTGACGTTATTCGATGCGTTGGATAGGCCTTTTGCCGCCAACGATCCCCATAATCCCTATGGGGCGAGCATGCGCCTATCACATCTCAGTGCGCGGTCGACAGAACGTGTTGATCTTCATGAGCGTCTCCATATGATGACCTATGGTACGGGACGTCATGCTCTTGACAGACAGCATGTTTGGGAACATAAGGGACATAAAGCATCCTTTGCCTACGCCTTACCCGGCGACCGATATGGCATAGAGACCATATTGCAAGACCAGCAAATACGTTTTGCCACAACACTATCGCCTTCTTTCAATGGAACGAAGGGCAAGGTGCAATTCCACAGCATGTATGGAGTCTCTATGGGGCATGCTATCGGGTTGGGTTTCGATGACGGGACAGCACAAACGGCCTATGCTATGCTGACGGACGATACGTCCTTTCAAGCGCCCTATCTTCGCCTTGCGAGCGGTGGCATGGCGGGCGGGATGCACTATGTCTTAGACAATGGACAGCGCTTGGGGTTTGTCATCGGTCACGGCACAGCCCTACGCGACGATGGCTCTTTTGTGGAAGGTGACTCGCCAAGTGAAACGGCCGTGGCAGGCATGGTTGAATATGCTCTTTCGCCTCAATGGATGATGCATGCGGGCTTCTTACGAGAACATAACGCCGTTTTGTCGTCCTCTGGTGACGGCATGTTTGCCCTCGATAAAGGGAGCATGACGACATTTGTCGGCATGCAAGCACAACACGCTTTGAGCGATGCATGGTATGGCTTGGCAAGTGCCTATGTGGGACGGACAGAATACGCCGCCGATGGAGAGGGATTGGTCCAAGGGATAGACGTTGTAACATCCTCTTTTGATATGGGCCTTCTACGCCGTCGCCTGTTCTCTGAGCATGACCATATTTTCCTACGTATTGGCCAGCCTATGCGAGTCGAGAAGGGCACATTGAACGTACGTTATGTGAACCAACCCTATGGTGGTGGCGAGCAACGTTTTAATATGACACCGCAAGGGCGTCGCATGGATATCGGCTTGACCTATGGCGTCTTTTGGACGGAGACCATGCGTGTGATGATGGGCGTGGATTACATTGTTGATGAGGGACATAAAGATGGTGGGCGTGACGAACTCTTTGGCATGGTCTCTGTTCAAGGCATTTTTTAGGGCGAAAGGACGATAAAAAGCATAGACCATGCATAAAAAGTTGGCAATCCAGAGCATTGAGCTCTATAGTGGACGAGGGGCATATAGGTGAGAGGATGTTGAAAAGAAGCCGCAAGAGAGCCGTATAAGGACGCAAGGGGGGATGCATGTGGTGTTTTGAGCATGCTCTCAGGATTTAACTTTACGCGGAGGATAATCCTATGAAGTTAAGTGATGCGTTACAGCAGGCGGGACAGAGCCTGTCTGTGAAGGACCGCTACGACAACTTCATTGGTGGCAAGTGGGTAGCCCCAAAGAAGGGTCAGTATTTCGATAATCCAAGTCCTATCAATGGCAAAAAGATGTGTGAGATTGCGCGCTCCACGTCTGAGGACATTGAGGTGGCATTGGATGCGGCACATAAGGCGGCAGATGCTTGGGGGCGCACCAGCATAACAGAGCGTTCGACTATCTTGAACAAGATAGCCCAGCGCATGGAGGACAATCTCGAGCAATTGGCGTTGGTTGAGAGTTGCGACAATGGCAAGCCCATACGTGAGACTCGCCTTGCCGACTTGCCTTTAGCGATAGACCATTATCGCTATTTTGCGGGATGTATTCGTGCTCAAGAAGGGAGCATTGCCGAGATAGACAAGGACACCATCGCCTACCATTATCACGAGCCCTTGGGCGTGTGTGGGCAGATCATTCCATGGAATTTTCCGCTCTTGATGGCGACGTGGAAGCTTGCGCCGGCGCTCGCTGCGGGGAATTGTGTTGTCTTGAAGCCTGCCGAGCAAACACCGATGAGTATCATGGTGTTGATGGAGCTGATAGCGGACCTCCTTCCCGAGGGTGTTGTCAATGTGGTCAATGGTTTTGGCACAGAAGCTGGCAAGCCCTTGGCGTCCAGTAACCGTGTGGCGAAGGTTGCTTTCACGGGTGAGACGACGACGGGTCAGTTGATTATGCAATATGCCTCTAAGAATCTGATTCCCGTGACGTTGGAGCTTGGTGGCAAATCGCCTAACATTTTCTTTGCCGATGTCATGGCGGAGGATGATGCCTTTTTTGATAAGGCGTTAGAAGGCTTTACCATGTTTGCTCTTAATCAAGGCGAAGTCTGCACATGTCCTTCCCGTGCGCTCGTCCATGAGTCTATCTATGACAAGTTCATGGACAGGGCCATTGCCCGTGTCAAGCAGATCAAGCAGGACAATCCGCTCAACGATGACACGATGTTGGGTGCTCAGGCCTCTAACGATCAATTCGAGAAGATTAAGTCTTACCTCGATATTGGCAAGAAGGAGGGTGCGGAGGTTCTTGTTGGTGGTGATGTTACGACTTTGGGTGGCGAGCTTGCCTCTGGCTATTACATTCAGCCGACAGTCTTTAAAGGCAACAACAAGATGAGAGTCTTTCAGGAGGAGATTTTCGGTCCTGTTGTCTCAGTGACGACCTTTAAGGATGATGCGGAGGCTCTTGCCATTGCCAATGACACGTTGTATGGCTTGGGTGCTGGCGTGTGGAGTCGCGATATGAATCGCGCCTTCCACTTTGGCCGCAACATCAAGGCTGGGCGTGTATGGACGAATTGCTACCATCTCTATCCGGCCCATGCGACCTTTGGTGGTTACAAGAAATCCGGCATTGGCAGGGAGACGCACAAGGTGATGTTGGAGCATTATCAGCAAACCAAGAACATGCTGGTGAGCTACAGCCCCAATGCGTTGGGATTCTTTTAGTTCTCAATGTGGCTTATGGAGGGGGGTATGGGGGGCGTCCGTCGTGAGGGTCTATGTGGGGCATGGCGGTGGGGGTGTAGGAGGGTATTCTGTGAGGGTGTATCGTGATGAAGGAGACGTCTTATGGTTGGGAATGTATCAGAGAGGGGCAGGACATCGAGCAATAGGGTGAGTCGCGTTGAGATAAGCGAGGAAGCGGAGCGTTTGGTCAACATATTGCGCGAGATGCATGGTCCGTTGATGTTTCACCAATCGGGTGGGTGTTGTGATGGCTCGTCGCCTATGTGTTATCCGCGCGATGAGTTCATGGTGAGTCATCAGGATGTCTTTTTAGGCATGATAGCCGATTGTCCTGTCTATATCGCTGCTGACCAGTTTGAGTATTGGGCGCATACCCATTTGACGATCGATGCGGTGGAAGGGCGCGGGGGCGGTTTTTCTTTGGAGTCTCCAGAAGGCTATCGTTTTTTGACTCGCTCT is part of the Alphaproteobacteria bacterium GM7ARS4 genome and harbors:
- a CDS encoding DUF779 domain-containing protein; this translates as MVGNVSERGRTSSNRVSRVEISEEAERLVNILREMHGPLMFHQSGGCCDGSSPMCYPRDEFMVSHQDVFLGMIADCPVYIAADQFEYWAHTHLTIDAVEGRGGGFSLESPEGYRFLTRSRVFTEEETKILNALGPPPRGDEVDIEGVSVVEAN
- a CDS encoding aldehyde dehydrogenase family protein translates to MKLSDALQQAGQSLSVKDRYDNFIGGKWVAPKKGQYFDNPSPINGKKMCEIARSTSEDIEVALDAAHKAADAWGRTSITERSTILNKIAQRMEDNLEQLALVESCDNGKPIRETRLADLPLAIDHYRYFAGCIRAQEGSIAEIDKDTIAYHYHEPLGVCGQIIPWNFPLLMATWKLAPALAAGNCVVLKPAEQTPMSIMVLMELIADLLPEGVVNVVNGFGTEAGKPLASSNRVAKVAFTGETTTGQLIMQYASKNLIPVTLELGGKSPNIFFADVMAEDDAFFDKALEGFTMFALNQGEVCTCPSRALVHESIYDKFMDRAIARVKQIKQDNPLNDDTMLGAQASNDQFEKIKSYLDIGKKEGAEVLVGGDVTTLGGELASGYYIQPTVFKGNNKMRVFQEEIFGPVVSVTTFKDDAEALAIANDTLYGLGAGVWSRDMNRAFHFGRNIKAGRVWTNCYHLYPAHATFGGYKKSGIGRETHKVMLEHYQQTKNMLVSYSPNALGFF